In a genomic window of Flavobacterium crassostreae:
- the mobC gene encoding conjugal transfer protein MobC — translation MQGEDDLRGLAKIMAFMRAVSILLVLMHLYWFCYGFFIERGWTLELINKVLGNFQRTAGLFSHTLYTKIFAIVLLALSCLGTKGVKNEKITWTKIYIALGFGFFLFFLNTFLLKSTINSSTFLYILTTGLGYIALMVAGVWMSRLLHTNLMEDVFNNENESFMQETKLMENEYSVNLPTKFYYKNKWNNGWINIVNPFRATIVLGTPGSGKSYAIVNSYIKQQIEKGFSMYIYDFKFDDLSTIAYNHLLKHGDKYKVKPKFYVINFDDPRKSHRCNPLNPDFMTDISDAYEAAYTIMLNLNRSWIQKQGDFFVESPIILLAAIIWYLKIYDNGKYCTFPHAIELLNKKYSDVFTILTSYPDLENYLSPFMDAWQGGAQDQLQGQIASAKIPLSRMISPQLYWVMTGDDFSLDINNPKEPKILCVGNNPDRQNIYSAALGLYNSRIVKLINKKGQLKSSVIIDELPTIYFRGLDNLIATARSNKVAVCLGFQDYSQLIRDYGDKEAKVIQNTVGNIFSGQVVGETAKSLSERFGKVLQKRQSLSINRNDTSTSISTQLDSLIPASKISTLTQGMFVGAVSDNFDERIEQKIFHAEIVVNNEKVASETKIYQKIPQILSFINEQGEDQMKQEIESNYRQIKKDIVLIIATELKRIKNDPDLQHLVQKE, via the coding sequence ATGCAGGGAGAAGACGATTTAAGAGGACTTGCCAAGATTATGGCGTTTATGAGAGCAGTGAGCATTCTTTTGGTACTGATGCACCTTTATTGGTTTTGCTACGGTTTCTTTATAGAGCGTGGCTGGACACTAGAACTCATCAACAAAGTATTAGGCAATTTTCAACGGACGGCAGGCTTGTTTTCGCATACCCTGTATACCAAAATATTTGCCATAGTTCTATTAGCATTAAGCTGTTTAGGAACTAAAGGCGTAAAGAATGAAAAGATAACTTGGACAAAAATTTATATTGCTTTGGGATTTGGTTTTTTTCTGTTTTTTCTCAATACATTTCTGCTGAAATCAACAATCAACAGCTCTACATTTCTGTATATCCTTACCACAGGTTTAGGCTACATCGCTTTGATGGTAGCTGGGGTTTGGATGAGCCGTTTACTTCACACTAACCTGATGGAAGATGTTTTCAATAATGAAAACGAAAGTTTTATGCAGGAAACCAAATTAATGGAAAACGAATATTCTGTCAATCTCCCCACAAAATTTTATTACAAAAACAAATGGAATAACGGCTGGATAAACATCGTCAATCCTTTTAGGGCAACTATTGTTTTAGGAACTCCAGGTTCCGGAAAATCCTATGCCATTGTAAACAGTTACATCAAGCAACAGATTGAGAAAGGTTTCAGTATGTATATCTACGATTTCAAGTTTGATGATCTTTCTACCATTGCTTACAACCATCTTTTGAAGCACGGCGATAAATACAAAGTTAAACCCAAATTTTACGTCATCAACTTTGATGATCCTAGAAAGAGCCACCGATGCAATCCACTCAATCCAGATTTTATGACGGATATATCAGATGCTTACGAAGCGGCTTATACTATAATGCTAAACCTCAACCGAAGCTGGATACAAAAGCAGGGCGATTTCTTTGTAGAAAGTCCGATTATATTATTGGCAGCCATTATTTGGTATCTCAAAATTTATGACAATGGGAAATACTGCACCTTTCCACACGCCATTGAATTATTGAACAAGAAATATTCGGATGTATTTACCATTCTGACTTCATATCCTGATTTGGAAAATTATCTTTCGCCTTTTATGGATGCTTGGCAAGGCGGAGCTCAAGACCAATTGCAAGGGCAAATTGCATCGGCGAAAATTCCTTTGTCAAGAATGATTAGCCCGCAATTGTACTGGGTAATGACAGGCGATGATTTTTCACTGGACATTAACAATCCTAAAGAACCAAAGATTTTGTGCGTTGGTAACAATCCCGATCGTCAAAATATCTATTCCGCAGCATTGGGTTTGTATAATTCAAGAATTGTAAAACTCATCAATAAAAAAGGGCAATTAAAGAGTTCTGTAATTATAGACGAGTTGCCTACGATTTATTTTAGGGGGCTTGATAATCTGATTGCTACAGCAAGATCTAACAAAGTTGCTGTTTGTTTGGGCTTTCAGGATTATTCGCAATTGATAAGGGACTATGGAGATAAGGAAGCAAAGGTTATCCAAAATACTGTTGGTAATATTTTCTCTGGTCAAGTTGTGGGCGAAACGGCAAAAAGTTTATCGGAACGTTTCGGGAAAGTTTTGCAGAAACGTCAGAGTTTATCAATCAACAGAAACGACACTTCAACTTCAATATCGACACAATTAGATAGTCTAATTCCAGCTTCTAAAATCTCAACTTTAACACAAGGTATGTTTGTAGGTGCTGTTTCGGATAATTTTGATGAACGTATTGAGCAAAAGATTTTCCACGCTGAAATTGTTGTGAATAACGAAAAAGTGGCTTCCGAAACAAAAATTTATCAAAAAATACCTCAGATTTTATCCTTTATAAATGAGCAAGGTGAAGACCAAATGAAACAAGAAATCGAAAGCAATTATCGCCAGATAAAAAAAGACATCGTTCTAATTATTGCAACGGAATTGAAGCGGATTAAAAATGATCCTGATCTGCAACATTTGGTACAAAAAGAATAA
- a CDS encoding N-6 DNA methylase: MGFSKKQHLQQNIDALRIAFKIEKENRQTTIGERLLMMQYSGFGGLKFVLNPIENEIDINNWRKTEHDLFPLTQELHQLLRENSEDEKQYRRYVDSMKSSVLTAFYTPPQVIDAISSTLSDSGLNIQKFLEPSAGIGSFIQSFSENQQPNVTAYEKDLLTGKILKQLYPESNIRISGFEEIPKKEQNTYDVIASNIPFGDTSIFDLSYSRSKDEAKIQASRSIHNYFFLKGTDMLRDGGLLAFVTSQGILNSPKNEPIRRALMQNSNLVSVVRLPNNLFTEYAGTEVGSDLIILQKNTAKQSLTEVEELFCQSNTTEYNTPNNAFFQDSTRIVHTDRKLDTDPYGKPALIYTHKDGVTGITKDLKKMLSEDFENHLNLSLYKGEPNIQIPITTTVTAPIVEPITIKPTPVTIQENPNELKQLSIFDLFENVDEPVAVIAPPKKGTQTQRQTSTKRRANIVRQADLFSSAIQPPYIPPISNGNTNGNTSAVSKKEEVIGDLFSDLNGNGQAQKQTVVSTIPEPALYSKGLQSFHRSDCLVIDNGCVGHLQDVDKNGATAMFHPLQLPSLQKVRAEAYISVRDSYLDLYQKEAEKQNEHTVERETLNNLYDVFVKRYGNLNSAENIKLIKTDSAGKEIPYLERVVGGVVHKADIFSRPVTFSTTTLATDNPDEALASSLNKYGKVDLYYMSEISSMPADALKEALHGRIFYNPLQKEYDIAERWIAGNIVEKSEEVKAYLESSPDDAEAKVSLTVLEEAKPRRIEFEELDFNLGERWIPTGIYARFASHLFDTEVNIHYSESSDDFSVKCNQKNVHIWDKYAVKSESRTFDGIALLKHALVNTTPDITKKIKVGDQEVKVRDMEAVQMANTKIDEIRTAFTDWLHAQNDEFKNRLTDQYNNTFNCFVRPNYDGSHQEFPGLDRKSLGIDDLYSSQKDTVWMIKLNNGAICDHEVGAGKTLVMCTASQEMKRLGLAHKPMIIGLKSNVHEIAEAYRTAYPHAKILYPGKEDFTPKKRLRIFGDIKNNDWDCVILTHDQFGMIPQSPEMQKEILENELDSVERNLDALKSEGSEVTRGMLAGAIKRKENLEVKLKTLQHDIDNRKDDIVDFKMMGIDHLFVDESHQFKNLMFNTRHTRVAGLGNVDGSQKAMNLLFAIRTIQDKIQADMGATFLSGTTISNSLTELYLLFKYLRPRALEKQGINCFDAWSAIYARKTTDYEFSVANNIVAKERFRYFIKVPELAQFYSEITDYRTAKDIGIDRPEKNEILYNIPPTPDQTAFIQNLMDFAKSGNATLLGRAPLSQREEKAKMLIATDYARKMSLDMRMVGGRYDDHPDNKASHCAANISKYYNKFNAQKGTQFIFSDLGTYKPGEWNVYSEIKRKLVENHGIPAHEIRFIQEAKNDNQRKGLIKDMNEGKIRVIFGSTSMLGTGVNAQKKAVAVHHLDTPWRPSDLTQRDGRAIRKGNEIAKHFANNKVDVIIYATEKSLDSYKFNLLYNKQLFIDQLKTNNLGKRTIDEGSMDEKSGMNFSEYVAILSGNTDLLDKAKIEKQVAGLESEKQAFNRSKVSSKYKLEDVTSMLESAQSRLERMSLDWNNLQQRIQKNSDDTIANPILLYDLSPNADIKQIGAKLNQIADKSRTGGQYEEIGALYGFTLLVKTEMSEKEGVDIRVNRFLVQGEGNIKYTYNNGIIASDAKLASMNFLNALEKVSGYIEQEQKKITELKKDLPILHEIVKGTWTKESRLSELKTELASIDRKIQLSITNENKEQQTEAVKEQSSVSNTSETIAVTKCYNLSR, from the coding sequence ATGGGCTTCAGTAAAAAGCAACATCTCCAACAGAACATTGATGCCTTACGAATTGCTTTCAAAATTGAAAAGGAGAACCGACAAACTACCATAGGCGAAAGACTGCTAATGATGCAATACAGCGGATTTGGCGGTCTTAAATTCGTATTAAACCCCATAGAAAATGAAATAGACATCAATAATTGGCGAAAAACTGAACATGATTTATTTCCACTTACACAGGAGCTCCACCAACTATTAAGAGAAAATTCCGAAGACGAAAAGCAATACCGCAGGTATGTGGACAGTATGAAAAGTTCGGTGCTGACGGCTTTTTATACACCGCCACAGGTTATAGATGCAATTTCTTCAACATTGAGTGATAGCGGTTTGAACATTCAAAAATTCCTTGAACCTTCCGCAGGTATCGGCTCTTTCATACAATCCTTTTCCGAAAACCAGCAACCCAATGTAACGGCTTATGAAAAGGATTTGCTGACAGGCAAGATTTTAAAACAGCTTTATCCCGAAAGCAATATCCGTATAAGTGGTTTTGAGGAAATACCCAAAAAGGAACAAAACACTTATGATGTAATTGCAAGTAATATCCCTTTTGGCGATACTTCCATATTTGACCTTTCATATTCCCGAAGTAAGGACGAAGCAAAAATACAGGCATCCCGAAGCATCCACAATTATTTTTTTTTAAAAGGAACGGATATGCTCCGTGACGGTGGCTTGTTGGCATTTGTTACCTCGCAGGGTATTCTAAATAGCCCAAAAAACGAACCGATACGCAGGGCGTTGATGCAGAATAGTAATCTGGTTTCGGTTGTTAGATTGCCAAATAATCTGTTTACTGAATATGCAGGTACAGAAGTTGGAAGCGACCTGATTATCCTGCAAAAAAATACGGCAAAACAAAGTCTGACCGAAGTGGAAGAACTGTTTTGCCAAAGTAATACAACAGAATATAATACACCAAACAATGCTTTTTTTCAGGATAGCACAAGAATTGTTCATACCGATAGAAAATTAGACACCGACCCTTATGGAAAACCAGCCTTAATTTATACGCATAAAGATGGCGTTACCGGCATTACCAAAGACCTTAAAAAAATGCTTTCAGAAGATTTTGAAAATCATCTGAATTTGAGTTTATACAAAGGCGAGCCGAACATACAAATTCCAATTACAACAACTGTTACAGCTCCCATTGTAGAGCCTATAACGATTAAACCAACACCTGTAACCATTCAGGAAAATCCAAATGAATTAAAACAATTAAGCATTTTCGACTTGTTTGAAAATGTGGACGAACCAGTAGCGGTTATTGCTCCACCAAAAAAAGGTACTCAAACTCAAAGGCAAACTTCCACGAAGCGAAGAGCCAATATTGTTCGCCAAGCAGACTTGTTCAGTTCGGCGATACAGCCACCTTATATCCCTCCAATTTCAAATGGAAATACCAATGGAAATACTTCAGCTGTCAGCAAAAAAGAGGAAGTTATCGGCGACCTGTTTTCGGACTTAAACGGAAATGGTCAGGCTCAAAAGCAAACCGTTGTCAGTACCATTCCCGAACCTGCTCTATACAGCAAAGGATTACAATCATTTCATCGAAGTGATTGTCTTGTTATAGATAATGGTTGTGTTGGTCATTTGCAAGATGTTGATAAAAATGGAGCAACGGCAATGTTCCATCCCTTGCAATTACCATCATTGCAGAAAGTAAGAGCCGAAGCCTACATTTCAGTAAGAGATAGCTATCTCGATTTGTATCAAAAGGAAGCCGAAAAGCAAAACGAACATACAGTAGAAAGGGAAACGCTGAATAATTTGTATGATGTTTTTGTAAAAAGATATGGCAATTTGAACAGTGCCGAAAATATCAAATTGATTAAAACAGACAGTGCAGGGAAAGAAATTCCTTATCTGGAACGTGTAGTTGGTGGTGTGGTGCATAAGGCGGATATATTCAGTCGTCCCGTTACTTTTTCTACTACCACTTTAGCAACAGACAATCCTGATGAAGCTTTAGCATCATCACTGAACAAATACGGCAAGGTGGATTTGTATTATATGTCCGAAATCAGCAGTATGCCTGCCGATGCTTTGAAAGAGGCTCTACACGGTCGTATTTTCTATAATCCTCTACAAAAGGAATATGATATAGCCGAGCGATGGATTGCTGGAAATATAGTAGAGAAATCTGAAGAGGTCAAAGCCTATCTTGAAAGTAGTCCCGATGATGCAGAAGCCAAAGTAAGTCTTACGGTTTTGGAAGAAGCCAAACCAAGACGCATTGAGTTTGAAGAACTGGATTTCAATCTCGGCGAACGCTGGATACCCACAGGGATTTATGCCCGTTTTGCTTCGCACTTGTTTGATACGGAAGTCAATATCCATTATTCCGAAAGTTCGGATGATTTTTCGGTAAAGTGCAATCAAAAGAATGTGCATATATGGGATAAATATGCCGTAAAATCAGAGAGTAGAACCTTTGATGGGATTGCTTTGCTTAAACACGCACTCGTAAACACCACACCAGACATTACTAAAAAAATCAAGGTTGGTGACCAAGAAGTCAAGGTCAGGGATATGGAAGCCGTACAGATGGCGAACACCAAGATTGACGAAATCCGCACCGCCTTTACCGATTGGCTTCACGCTCAAAACGATGAATTTAAAAATAGGTTGACTGACCAATATAACAACACATTCAACTGTTTTGTACGACCGAATTATGATGGAAGCCATCAGGAATTTCCGGGTTTGGATAGAAAATCTTTAGGTATTGATGACTTGTATTCGAGCCAAAAAGATACTGTTTGGATGATAAAGCTTAACAACGGTGCAATTTGTGACCACGAAGTCGGTGCAGGGAAAACATTGGTAATGTGTACGGCTTCACAAGAAATGAAGCGTTTAGGTTTGGCACACAAACCGATGATTATCGGACTAAAAAGTAATGTTCACGAAATTGCAGAAGCTTACAGAACCGCCTATCCACACGCAAAAATTCTCTATCCTGGCAAAGAAGATTTTACGCCAAAAAAACGATTGCGAATTTTCGGGGATATCAAAAATAACGATTGGGATTGTGTGATATTAACCCACGACCAGTTCGGTATGATACCGCAATCGCCCGAAATGCAAAAGGAAATTCTCGAAAATGAATTAGACAGTGTAGAACGAAATCTCGATGCTCTAAAATCAGAAGGTAGCGAAGTTACCCGTGGAATGCTTGCTGGTGCTATCAAACGTAAAGAAAACCTTGAAGTAAAACTTAAAACCCTGCAACACGATATTGATAACCGAAAGGATGATATTGTGGACTTTAAAATGATGGGCATCGACCATCTATTTGTAGATGAAAGCCATCAGTTCAAAAATCTGATGTTCAACACACGGCACACAAGGGTTGCTGGATTGGGAAATGTAGATGGAAGCCAAAAAGCAATGAACCTGCTCTTTGCCATCCGAACCATTCAAGACAAAATACAAGCGGATATGGGTGCGACTTTCCTTTCGGGCACAACAATTAGTAACTCGCTTACGGAATTATACCTTTTATTCAAATACCTACGACCAAGAGCTTTAGAAAAACAAGGCATTAATTGTTTCGATGCTTGGTCGGCTATTTATGCTAGAAAAACTACGGATTACGAATTTTCTGTAGCCAACAATATCGTAGCAAAAGAACGTTTCCGCTACTTTATCAAAGTGCCTGAACTAGCACAGTTTTATTCTGAAATTACAGATTACAGAACAGCAAAAGATATTGGCATTGACCGCCCTGAAAAGAACGAAATACTGTATAACATTCCACCAACACCCGACCAGACAGCATTTATCCAAAATCTGATGGATTTTGCAAAATCGGGCAATGCTACTTTGTTGGGAAGAGCACCTTTATCGCAACGAGAAGAAAAAGCTAAAATGCTTATCGCTACCGACTATGCCCGAAAGATGTCTTTAGATATGCGAATGGTTGGTGGTAGATATGATGACCATCCTGACAATAAAGCATCTCATTGTGCGGCAAACATTTCGAAATATTACAACAAATTCAATGCACAGAAAGGTACACAGTTTATCTTTTCCGATCTTGGCACCTACAAGCCTGGCGAGTGGAATGTGTATTCTGAGATCAAACGCAAATTGGTGGAAAATCACGGCATTCCAGCACACGAAATTCGTTTTATACAGGAAGCCAAAAACGATAACCAACGTAAAGGACTAATCAAAGATATGAACGAAGGCAAAATCCGTGTAATATTTGGCTCTACAAGTATGCTCGGAACTGGCGTGAATGCACAGAAAAAAGCTGTTGCAGTTCATCATTTAGATACGCCTTGGCGCCCAAGCGACCTTACTCAAAGGGATGGAAGAGCAATACGAAAGGGTAATGAAATTGCGAAACATTTTGCAAACAATAAAGTGGATGTAATTATTTATGCTACCGAAAAATCGTTGGATAGCTATAAGTTCAATCTCTTGTACAACAAGCAACTTTTTATAGACCAACTTAAAACTAATAACCTTGGCAAACGTACCATTGATGAAGGCAGTATGGATGAAAAGTCGGGTATGAACTTTTCGGAATATGTAGCTATACTTTCGGGAAATACCGACCTTTTGGATAAAGCAAAAATTGAAAAACAAGTTGCAGGACTGGAAAGCGAAAAACAGGCTTTCAACCGCTCTAAAGTCAGTTCTAAATACAAATTGGAGGATGTTACTTCTATGTTGGAAAGCGCTCAATCACGATTGGAACGGATGAGCCTCGATTGGAATAACCTGCAACAACGCATACAGAAAAATTCAGACGATACTATTGCAAATCCTATTTTATTGTATGATTTGTCGCCCAATGCGGATATCAAACAGATTGGTGCCAAACTCAACCAGATTGCAGACAAATCCCGCACAGGAGGTCAGTATGAAGAAATAGGTGCATTATACGGATTTACGTTGTTGGTTAAAACCGAAATGTCTGAAAAAGAGGGTGTGGATATAAGAGTAAATCGCTTTTTGGTGCAGGGCGAAGGCAATATTAAATACACTTATAATAATGGTATTATTGCCAGCGATGCAAAATTGGCATCTATGAACTTTCTCAATGCACTGGAAAAGGTCTCTGGCTATATTGAGCAGGAACAAAAGAAAATTACGGAACTAAAAAAAGATTTACCGATACTTCATGAAATAGTTAAAGGTACGTGGACAAAGGAAAGTAGATTGAGCGAATTGAAAACAGAATTGGCTTCTATCGACAGAAAAATACAATTGTCGATTACTAACGAAAATAAAGAACAGCAAACAGAAGCAGTAAAAGAACAATCGTCGGTTTCCAATACTTCCGAAACAATAGCAGTGACAAAATGTTATAATTTATCCAGATGA
- a CDS encoding DUF1896 domain-containing protein, producing the protein MDTQQKDLSYFRLRLQELLNTSFPEKANDKKFINQRSSWASTAYEGAFQSGNDIDKCNEIANYILFDGLHFSKFDTVFQVVCNEFDTIMADEELRPFALKMFRVCEPIFSNYELTDDFAYGYEYDQLYTEITGTIAIWIAENGLQ; encoded by the coding sequence ATGGATACGCAACAGAAAGACCTATCGTATTTCAGGTTACGACTACAAGAATTATTAAACACCAGTTTCCCCGAAAAAGCAAACGATAAAAAATTCATCAATCAACGTTCCTCGTGGGCAAGCACTGCTTACGAGGGTGCTTTTCAATCTGGTAACGATATTGACAAATGTAACGAAATAGCCAATTATATTCTTTTCGATGGTTTACATTTTTCTAAGTTCGATACCGTGTTTCAGGTGGTTTGTAATGAGTTCGACACCATAATGGCAGATGAAGAATTGCGACCATTTGCTTTAAAAATGTTCCGTGTTTGTGAACCTATTTTCTCCAACTATGAACTAACTGATGACTTCGCTTATGGTTATGAGTATGACCAGCTCTACACCGAAATAACCGGAACCATCGCAATATGGATAGCGGAAAATGGGCTTCAGTAA